In Apteryx mantelli isolate bAptMan1 chromosome 16, bAptMan1.hap1, whole genome shotgun sequence, a single genomic region encodes these proteins:
- the CCP110 gene encoding centriolar coiled-coil protein of 110 kDa isoform X4, with protein MKMEDYEKFCKKHFSRIQEEAIKRETSFSVPHKNISLIQFHGVPVLSPLLSLEKKKEIQQDKQKALDLEIWRQNSKKRALLNRVQEILENVQIRKASSVSDLNMWEAENTCSDSESKALTDFTPLSDVNLSCSPERHGSTELEKTPEIMPSNATGQVTSSVTEIVKAVEENVFSKQSESHFSKDMLCPKAVSSDNMNNKLASQALQSPERPGVQLPGEEVQDPYAMSLQNLLKKSREYIEKEQTRRSSRNNSKRCMNESHSDKENDAVKTTDSVKERAKLTGRSCTAAMLDKPSLNKSNTILQGASTHTNNTSMPTLSSFSKVDIPMRVGTPPLVDSDSDEEFKNTSTFDRDSSIIRSLTGSYAKLPSPEPSMSPKMHRRRPRPLSMGHIVINNPVNAYELSPKGKGRAMDLIMQDIADKNNVSESVPKLMVDFAVVCPGKVPGVLRNSSDPCDGLVVGKSSRHSFGHLESKGTLSATVEGQVVLDGRGQYKVETSTNIVAPKLHEPFAVSQSTVTQKILAVNETKPPSLLEHTKCNSPVELNKSYDVENPSPLLMQSKNKRQQMDTPNVSPANEQFLENGFEKVKRRLDLDTDNSQKENNPYVLAVGMEEQEKQWLQEQKYPAGSVYITKNAVPDSTAKGEILKTKMLAFEEMRKRLEEQHAQQLSILIAEQEREQEKLQKELEEQERKLKGKKIATTEIEISKVNINSRMELEWRKKSESGLLESMQSQMETVHNANSTSIGFAHTTPNTFASTSETSFFLWGPSGSGVIKTSISRPSNRIKTRWTQVFNPDIQIKFNKITAVAKGFLTRRLMQTEKLKYLKQTVKDTMEFIKNFQSEAPLKRGSVSAQDASLHERVMAQLRAALYDIHDIFFIMEASERMNILRHDREVRKEKMLRQMDKVKSPRERATLSTATQKSLDRKKYMKASEMGMPSKKIIIKQKTPENRVLQPNQGQNAPVHRLLCRQGSICRKNPKKEAKCCDNLRRQHSLG; from the exons ATGAAGATGGAGGACTATGAAAAATTTTGTAAGAAGCATTTTTCCAGAATCCAAGAAGAGGCAATAAAAAGAGAAACCTCTTTCAGTGTTCCACACAAAAATATCTCGCTCATCCAGTTCCATGGAGTTCCCGTGCTTTCCCCTCTG CTTAgccttgaaaagaaaaaggaaatacagcAAGACAAACAAAAAGCACTGGACTTAGAGATCTGGAGACAGAACTCGAAGAAAAGAGCTTTGTTGAATCGTGTTCAGGAGATTCTAGAAAACGTTCAG ATCAGGAAAGCATCTAGTGTGAGTGACTTGAACATGTGGGAGGCTGAGAATACTTGCTCTGATTCAGAATCAAAAGCCTTGACTGACTTTACACCTCTGTCAGATGTCAATTTGTCATGTTCTCCTGAAAGGCATGGTTCCACAGAGCTTGAAAAGACACCAGAAATAATGCCATCAAATGCCACTGGGCAGGTGACATCAAGTGTGACAGAAATAGTTAAAGCTgtagaagaaaatgttttttcaaagcaaagtgaGAGTCACTTCTCAAAAGACATGCTTTGTCCGAAGGCTGTTTCTTCTGACAACATGAACAATAAACTTGCTTCACAGGCTTTGCAAAGCCCGGAGAGGCCGGGAGTGCAGCTGCCTGGTGAGGAAGTCCAAGATCCCTACGCAATGAGTCTTCAGAACCTTCTGAAGAAATCTAGGGAGTACATAGAGAAAGAACAAACCAGACGTAGCTCAAGAAATAATTCAAAAAGGTGTATGAATGAAAGTCATTCAGATAAAGAAAACGACGCAGTTAAAACAACTGACTCTGTGAAAGAGAGAGCAAAGCTTACAGGCAGAAGCTGCACTGCTGCGATGCTTGATAAACCCAGTCTTAATAAATCAAATACAATTCTCCAAGGTGCCTCTACTCACACAAATAACACAAGTATGCCAACTTTATCCAGTTTTTCTAAAGTGGATATACCTATGAGAGTTGGAACACCCCCACTAGTGGATTCGGATTCAgatgaagaatttaaaaatacttctacGTTTGATCGTGACAGTAGCATTATCAGGAGCCTCACAGGCTCTTATGCCAAATTGCCGAGCCCTGAGCCAAGCATGAGCCCTAAAATGCACCGAAGGCGCCCAAGACCTTTGTCAATGGGACACATAGTTATTAATAACCCTGTGAATGCTTATGAGTTAAGCCCTAAAGGCAAGGGTAGAGCAATGGACTTGATTATGCAAGATATTGCTGATAAAAATAATGTGTCTGAATCAGTGCCAAAGTTAATGGTGGACTTTGCTGTGGTTTGCCCTGGCAAAGTTCCTGGTGTTCTTAGGAATTCTTCAGACCCCTGTGATGGGTTGGTGGTTGGCAAATCAAGTCGACATTCCTTTGGACACTTGGAGAGCAAAGGAACGTTGTCTGCTACGGTGGAAGGACAGGTAGTGTTGGATGGCAGAGGGCAATATAAAGTGGAGACTAGTACTAATATTGTAGCTCCAAAATTGCATGAGCCGTTTGCAGTCAGCCAGTCCACGGTAACTCAGAAGATCTTAGCTGTGAACGAAACCAAACCACCTAGTTTGCTAGAACATACTAAATGTAATTCTCCGGTAGAACTCAATAAATCTTATGATGTAGAAAATCCATCCCCACTACTAATGCAAAGCAAGAATAAGCGACAGCAGATGGATACTCCAAATGTTTCCCCAGCAAACGAACAGTTTCTAGAAAATGGTTTTGAAAAGGTAAAACGTAGACTTGATTTGGATACAGACAACTCCCAGAAAGAAAACAATCCCTATGTTTTAGCAGTTGGAAtggaagaacaggagaagcagtggttGCAAGAACAAAAATACCCTGCGGGATCAGTTTACATTACCAAGAATGCAGTCCCTGATAGTACAGCAAAAG gagagattttaaaaacaaaaatgttggcctttgaagaaatgaggaagaGACTTGAAGAGCAGCATGCACAGCAACTGTCAATTCTGATAGCTGAACAAGAGAGAGAACAGGAGAAATTGCAGAAG GAATTAGAAGAGCAGGAGAGAAAGCTGAAAGGAAAGAAGATTGCTACAACAGAAATAGAAATCTCCAAAGTGAATATTAACAGTAGGATGGAGTTggagtggagaaaaaaaagcGAAAGTGGCTTGCTGGAAAGTATGCAATCTCAGATGGAGACAGTCCATAATGCAAACTCTACCAGCATTG GTTTTGCTCATACTACACCAAACACCTTTGCTTCAACAAGTGAAACTTCATTCTTTCTCTGGGGCCCATCAGGTAGTGGAGTTATAAAAACCTCCATATCCAGGCCAAGTAACAGGATCAAAACTAGGTGGACTCAG gtgTTCAATCCAGACATACAAATAAAGTTCAATAAGATCACTGCTGTGGCAAAGGGATTTCTCACTCGTAGACTTATGCAGACAGAAAAATTGAAATATCTTAAGCAAACTGTAAAG gatacTATGGAGTTCATAAAAAATTTTCAGTCGGAAGCCCCATTAAAAAGAGGAAGTGTTTCAGCACAAGATGCATCCCTCCATGAACGAGTAATGGCTCAG CTACGAGCTGCTCTTTATGACATCCATGacattttttttataatggaggcatctgaaagaaTGAATATTCTGCGTCATGATCGTGAAGTTCGTAAAGAGAAGATGCTCAGGCAAATG GATAAAGTAAAGAGCCCGAGAGAGAGAGCAACGCTTTCAACAGCTACACAAAAATCTCTGGATAGGAAAAAGTATATGAA GGCTTCAGAAATGGGAATGCcaagtaaaaaaataatcataaaacaaaaaactccTGAAAACCG AGTACTTCAGCCGAATCAAGGACAGAATGCCCCAGTTCATAGACTGCTTTGCAGACAAGG GAGCATATGCAGGAAGAACCCAAAGAAAGAAGCCAAATGTTGTGACAATTTAAGACGACAGCACTCACTGGGATAA
- the CCP110 gene encoding centriolar coiled-coil protein of 110 kDa isoform X1, giving the protein MKMEDYEKFCKKHFSRIQEEAIKRETSFSVPHKNISLIQFHGVPVLSPLLSLEKKKEIQQDKQKALDLEIWRQNSKKRALLNRVQEILENVQIRKASSVSDLNMWEAENTCSDSESKALTDFTPLSDVNLSCSPERHGSTELEKTPEIMPSNATGQVTSSVTEIVKAVEENVFSKQSESHFSKDMLCPKAVSSDNMNNKLASQALQSPERPGVQLPGEEVQDPYAMSLQNLLKKSREYIEKEQTRRSSRNNSKRCMNESHSDKENDAVKTTDSVKERAKLTGRSCTAAMLDKPSLNKSNTILQGASTHTNNTSMPTLSSFSKVDIPMRVGTPPLVDSDSDEEFKNTSTFDRDSSIIRSLTGSYAKLPSPEPSMSPKMHRRRPRPLSMGHIVINNPVNAYELSPKGKGRAMDLIMQDIADKNNVSESVPKLMVDFAVVCPGKVPGVLRNSSDPCDGLVVGKSSRHSFGHLESKGTLSATVEGQVVLDGRGQYKVETSTNIVAPKLHEPFAVSQSTVTQKILAVNETKPPSLLEHTKCNSPVELNKSYDVENPSPLLMQSKNKRQQMDTPNVSPANEQFLENGFEKVKRRLDLDTDNSQKENNPYVLAVGMEEQEKQWLQEQKYPAGSVYITKNAVPDSTAKGEILKTKMLAFEEMRKRLEEQHAQQLSILIAEQEREQEKLQKELEEQERKLKGKKIATTEIEISKVNINSRMELEWRKKSESGLLESMQSQMETVHNANSTSIGFAHTTPNTFASTSETSFFLWGPSGSGVIKTSISRPSNRIKTRWTQVFNPDIQIKFNKITAVAKGFLTRRLMQTEKLKYLKQTVKDTMEFIKNFQSEAPLKRGSVSAQDASLHERVMAQLRAALYDIHDIFFIMEASERMNILRHDREVRKEKMLRQMDKVKSPRERATLSTATQKSLDRKKYMKASEMGMPSKKIIIKQKTPENRVLQPNQGQNAPVHRLLCRQGTPKTSMKGVEQNRKKASESRVSNKAVSGAYAGRTQRKKPNVVTI; this is encoded by the exons ATGAAGATGGAGGACTATGAAAAATTTTGTAAGAAGCATTTTTCCAGAATCCAAGAAGAGGCAATAAAAAGAGAAACCTCTTTCAGTGTTCCACACAAAAATATCTCGCTCATCCAGTTCCATGGAGTTCCCGTGCTTTCCCCTCTG CTTAgccttgaaaagaaaaaggaaatacagcAAGACAAACAAAAAGCACTGGACTTAGAGATCTGGAGACAGAACTCGAAGAAAAGAGCTTTGTTGAATCGTGTTCAGGAGATTCTAGAAAACGTTCAG ATCAGGAAAGCATCTAGTGTGAGTGACTTGAACATGTGGGAGGCTGAGAATACTTGCTCTGATTCAGAATCAAAAGCCTTGACTGACTTTACACCTCTGTCAGATGTCAATTTGTCATGTTCTCCTGAAAGGCATGGTTCCACAGAGCTTGAAAAGACACCAGAAATAATGCCATCAAATGCCACTGGGCAGGTGACATCAAGTGTGACAGAAATAGTTAAAGCTgtagaagaaaatgttttttcaaagcaaagtgaGAGTCACTTCTCAAAAGACATGCTTTGTCCGAAGGCTGTTTCTTCTGACAACATGAACAATAAACTTGCTTCACAGGCTTTGCAAAGCCCGGAGAGGCCGGGAGTGCAGCTGCCTGGTGAGGAAGTCCAAGATCCCTACGCAATGAGTCTTCAGAACCTTCTGAAGAAATCTAGGGAGTACATAGAGAAAGAACAAACCAGACGTAGCTCAAGAAATAATTCAAAAAGGTGTATGAATGAAAGTCATTCAGATAAAGAAAACGACGCAGTTAAAACAACTGACTCTGTGAAAGAGAGAGCAAAGCTTACAGGCAGAAGCTGCACTGCTGCGATGCTTGATAAACCCAGTCTTAATAAATCAAATACAATTCTCCAAGGTGCCTCTACTCACACAAATAACACAAGTATGCCAACTTTATCCAGTTTTTCTAAAGTGGATATACCTATGAGAGTTGGAACACCCCCACTAGTGGATTCGGATTCAgatgaagaatttaaaaatacttctacGTTTGATCGTGACAGTAGCATTATCAGGAGCCTCACAGGCTCTTATGCCAAATTGCCGAGCCCTGAGCCAAGCATGAGCCCTAAAATGCACCGAAGGCGCCCAAGACCTTTGTCAATGGGACACATAGTTATTAATAACCCTGTGAATGCTTATGAGTTAAGCCCTAAAGGCAAGGGTAGAGCAATGGACTTGATTATGCAAGATATTGCTGATAAAAATAATGTGTCTGAATCAGTGCCAAAGTTAATGGTGGACTTTGCTGTGGTTTGCCCTGGCAAAGTTCCTGGTGTTCTTAGGAATTCTTCAGACCCCTGTGATGGGTTGGTGGTTGGCAAATCAAGTCGACATTCCTTTGGACACTTGGAGAGCAAAGGAACGTTGTCTGCTACGGTGGAAGGACAGGTAGTGTTGGATGGCAGAGGGCAATATAAAGTGGAGACTAGTACTAATATTGTAGCTCCAAAATTGCATGAGCCGTTTGCAGTCAGCCAGTCCACGGTAACTCAGAAGATCTTAGCTGTGAACGAAACCAAACCACCTAGTTTGCTAGAACATACTAAATGTAATTCTCCGGTAGAACTCAATAAATCTTATGATGTAGAAAATCCATCCCCACTACTAATGCAAAGCAAGAATAAGCGACAGCAGATGGATACTCCAAATGTTTCCCCAGCAAACGAACAGTTTCTAGAAAATGGTTTTGAAAAGGTAAAACGTAGACTTGATTTGGATACAGACAACTCCCAGAAAGAAAACAATCCCTATGTTTTAGCAGTTGGAAtggaagaacaggagaagcagtggttGCAAGAACAAAAATACCCTGCGGGATCAGTTTACATTACCAAGAATGCAGTCCCTGATAGTACAGCAAAAG gagagattttaaaaacaaaaatgttggcctttgaagaaatgaggaagaGACTTGAAGAGCAGCATGCACAGCAACTGTCAATTCTGATAGCTGAACAAGAGAGAGAACAGGAGAAATTGCAGAAG GAATTAGAAGAGCAGGAGAGAAAGCTGAAAGGAAAGAAGATTGCTACAACAGAAATAGAAATCTCCAAAGTGAATATTAACAGTAGGATGGAGTTggagtggagaaaaaaaagcGAAAGTGGCTTGCTGGAAAGTATGCAATCTCAGATGGAGACAGTCCATAATGCAAACTCTACCAGCATTG GTTTTGCTCATACTACACCAAACACCTTTGCTTCAACAAGTGAAACTTCATTCTTTCTCTGGGGCCCATCAGGTAGTGGAGTTATAAAAACCTCCATATCCAGGCCAAGTAACAGGATCAAAACTAGGTGGACTCAG gtgTTCAATCCAGACATACAAATAAAGTTCAATAAGATCACTGCTGTGGCAAAGGGATTTCTCACTCGTAGACTTATGCAGACAGAAAAATTGAAATATCTTAAGCAAACTGTAAAG gatacTATGGAGTTCATAAAAAATTTTCAGTCGGAAGCCCCATTAAAAAGAGGAAGTGTTTCAGCACAAGATGCATCCCTCCATGAACGAGTAATGGCTCAG CTACGAGCTGCTCTTTATGACATCCATGacattttttttataatggaggcatctgaaagaaTGAATATTCTGCGTCATGATCGTGAAGTTCGTAAAGAGAAGATGCTCAGGCAAATG GATAAAGTAAAGAGCCCGAGAGAGAGAGCAACGCTTTCAACAGCTACACAAAAATCTCTGGATAGGAAAAAGTATATGAA GGCTTCAGAAATGGGAATGCcaagtaaaaaaataatcataaaacaaaaaactccTGAAAACCG AGTACTTCAGCCGAATCAAGGACAGAATGCCCCAGTTCATAGACTGCTTTGCAGACAAGG aACCCCTAAGACCTCAATGAAGGGGGTTGAGCAAAATAGAAAGAAGGCCTCAGAAAGCAGAGTGTCTAACAAGGCTGTTTCAG GAGCATATGCAGGAAGAACCCAAAGAAAGAAGCCAAATGTTGTGACAATTTAA
- the CCP110 gene encoding centriolar coiled-coil protein of 110 kDa isoform X2 produces MKMEDYEKFCKKHFSRIQEEAIKRETSFSVPHKNISLIQFHGVPVLSPLLSLEKKKEIQQDKQKALDLEIWRQNSKKRALLNRVQEILENVQIRKASSVSDLNMWEAENTCSDSESKALTDFTPLSDVNLSCSPERHGSTELEKTPEIMPSNATGQVTSSVTEIVKAVEENVFSKQSESHFSKDMLCPKAVSSDNMNNKLASQALQSPERPGVQLPGEEVQDPYAMSLQNLLKKSREYIEKEQTRRSSRNNSKRCMNESHSDKENDAVKTTDSVKERAKLTGRSCTAAMLDKPSLNKSNTILQGASTHTNNTSMPTLSSFSKVDIPMRVGTPPLVDSDSDEEFKNTSTFDRDSSIIRSLTGSYAKLPSPEPSMSPKMHRRRPRPLSMGHIVINNPVNAYELSPKGKGRAMDLIMQDIADKNNVSESVPKLMVDFAVVCPGKVPGVLRNSSDPCDGLVVGKSSRHSFGHLESKGTLSATVEGQVVLDGRGQYKVETSTNIVAPKLHEPFAVSQSTVTQKILAVNETKPPSLLEHTKCNSPVELNKSYDVENPSPLLMQSKNKRQQMDTPNVSPANEQFLENGFEKVKRRLDLDTDNSQKENNPYVLAVGMEEQEKQWLQEQKYPAGSVYITKNAVPDSTAKGEILKTKMLAFEEMRKRLEEQHAQQLSILIAEQEREQEKLQKELEEQERKLKGKKIATTEIEISKVNINSRMELEWRKKSESGLLESMQSQMETVHNANSTSIGFAHTTPNTFASTSETSFFLWGPSGSGVIKTSISRPSNRIKTRWTQVFNPDIQIKFNKITAVAKGFLTRRLMQTEKLKYLKQTVKDTMEFIKNFQSEAPLKRGSVSAQDASLHERVMAQLRAALYDIHDIFFIMEASERMNILRHDREVRKEKMLRQMDKVKSPRERATLSTATQKSLDRKKYMKASEMGMPSKKIIIKQKTPENRVLQPNQGQNAPVHRLLCRQGTPKTSMKGVEQNRKKASESRVSNKAVSV; encoded by the exons ATGAAGATGGAGGACTATGAAAAATTTTGTAAGAAGCATTTTTCCAGAATCCAAGAAGAGGCAATAAAAAGAGAAACCTCTTTCAGTGTTCCACACAAAAATATCTCGCTCATCCAGTTCCATGGAGTTCCCGTGCTTTCCCCTCTG CTTAgccttgaaaagaaaaaggaaatacagcAAGACAAACAAAAAGCACTGGACTTAGAGATCTGGAGACAGAACTCGAAGAAAAGAGCTTTGTTGAATCGTGTTCAGGAGATTCTAGAAAACGTTCAG ATCAGGAAAGCATCTAGTGTGAGTGACTTGAACATGTGGGAGGCTGAGAATACTTGCTCTGATTCAGAATCAAAAGCCTTGACTGACTTTACACCTCTGTCAGATGTCAATTTGTCATGTTCTCCTGAAAGGCATGGTTCCACAGAGCTTGAAAAGACACCAGAAATAATGCCATCAAATGCCACTGGGCAGGTGACATCAAGTGTGACAGAAATAGTTAAAGCTgtagaagaaaatgttttttcaaagcaaagtgaGAGTCACTTCTCAAAAGACATGCTTTGTCCGAAGGCTGTTTCTTCTGACAACATGAACAATAAACTTGCTTCACAGGCTTTGCAAAGCCCGGAGAGGCCGGGAGTGCAGCTGCCTGGTGAGGAAGTCCAAGATCCCTACGCAATGAGTCTTCAGAACCTTCTGAAGAAATCTAGGGAGTACATAGAGAAAGAACAAACCAGACGTAGCTCAAGAAATAATTCAAAAAGGTGTATGAATGAAAGTCATTCAGATAAAGAAAACGACGCAGTTAAAACAACTGACTCTGTGAAAGAGAGAGCAAAGCTTACAGGCAGAAGCTGCACTGCTGCGATGCTTGATAAACCCAGTCTTAATAAATCAAATACAATTCTCCAAGGTGCCTCTACTCACACAAATAACACAAGTATGCCAACTTTATCCAGTTTTTCTAAAGTGGATATACCTATGAGAGTTGGAACACCCCCACTAGTGGATTCGGATTCAgatgaagaatttaaaaatacttctacGTTTGATCGTGACAGTAGCATTATCAGGAGCCTCACAGGCTCTTATGCCAAATTGCCGAGCCCTGAGCCAAGCATGAGCCCTAAAATGCACCGAAGGCGCCCAAGACCTTTGTCAATGGGACACATAGTTATTAATAACCCTGTGAATGCTTATGAGTTAAGCCCTAAAGGCAAGGGTAGAGCAATGGACTTGATTATGCAAGATATTGCTGATAAAAATAATGTGTCTGAATCAGTGCCAAAGTTAATGGTGGACTTTGCTGTGGTTTGCCCTGGCAAAGTTCCTGGTGTTCTTAGGAATTCTTCAGACCCCTGTGATGGGTTGGTGGTTGGCAAATCAAGTCGACATTCCTTTGGACACTTGGAGAGCAAAGGAACGTTGTCTGCTACGGTGGAAGGACAGGTAGTGTTGGATGGCAGAGGGCAATATAAAGTGGAGACTAGTACTAATATTGTAGCTCCAAAATTGCATGAGCCGTTTGCAGTCAGCCAGTCCACGGTAACTCAGAAGATCTTAGCTGTGAACGAAACCAAACCACCTAGTTTGCTAGAACATACTAAATGTAATTCTCCGGTAGAACTCAATAAATCTTATGATGTAGAAAATCCATCCCCACTACTAATGCAAAGCAAGAATAAGCGACAGCAGATGGATACTCCAAATGTTTCCCCAGCAAACGAACAGTTTCTAGAAAATGGTTTTGAAAAGGTAAAACGTAGACTTGATTTGGATACAGACAACTCCCAGAAAGAAAACAATCCCTATGTTTTAGCAGTTGGAAtggaagaacaggagaagcagtggttGCAAGAACAAAAATACCCTGCGGGATCAGTTTACATTACCAAGAATGCAGTCCCTGATAGTACAGCAAAAG gagagattttaaaaacaaaaatgttggcctttgaagaaatgaggaagaGACTTGAAGAGCAGCATGCACAGCAACTGTCAATTCTGATAGCTGAACAAGAGAGAGAACAGGAGAAATTGCAGAAG GAATTAGAAGAGCAGGAGAGAAAGCTGAAAGGAAAGAAGATTGCTACAACAGAAATAGAAATCTCCAAAGTGAATATTAACAGTAGGATGGAGTTggagtggagaaaaaaaagcGAAAGTGGCTTGCTGGAAAGTATGCAATCTCAGATGGAGACAGTCCATAATGCAAACTCTACCAGCATTG GTTTTGCTCATACTACACCAAACACCTTTGCTTCAACAAGTGAAACTTCATTCTTTCTCTGGGGCCCATCAGGTAGTGGAGTTATAAAAACCTCCATATCCAGGCCAAGTAACAGGATCAAAACTAGGTGGACTCAG gtgTTCAATCCAGACATACAAATAAAGTTCAATAAGATCACTGCTGTGGCAAAGGGATTTCTCACTCGTAGACTTATGCAGACAGAAAAATTGAAATATCTTAAGCAAACTGTAAAG gatacTATGGAGTTCATAAAAAATTTTCAGTCGGAAGCCCCATTAAAAAGAGGAAGTGTTTCAGCACAAGATGCATCCCTCCATGAACGAGTAATGGCTCAG CTACGAGCTGCTCTTTATGACATCCATGacattttttttataatggaggcatctgaaagaaTGAATATTCTGCGTCATGATCGTGAAGTTCGTAAAGAGAAGATGCTCAGGCAAATG GATAAAGTAAAGAGCCCGAGAGAGAGAGCAACGCTTTCAACAGCTACACAAAAATCTCTGGATAGGAAAAAGTATATGAA GGCTTCAGAAATGGGAATGCcaagtaaaaaaataatcataaaacaaaaaactccTGAAAACCG AGTACTTCAGCCGAATCAAGGACAGAATGCCCCAGTTCATAGACTGCTTTGCAGACAAGG aACCCCTAAGACCTCAATGAAGGGGGTTGAGCAAAATAGAAAGAAGGCCTCAGAAAGCAGAGTGTCTAACAAGGCTGTTTCAG TCTGA